The genomic DNA CAATCGATTCCTTTCCCATCTTCGCGGTCAGCTGACCAATCTTTTTTACTTTTCCGTTTGCGATACCAATATCGGCGACATACCACGGCGCACCGGTTCCGTCGACGATTCGTCCGTTCAGGATGACAAGATCGTAAGGCTCAGCGGCTGCGACCCTCCCGGAATTAGAATGAACAAGCACAAAAGTGAGCAGTCCGGCTAAGGTGAAGAATTTGTTCACAAGGTCTTCCATTGAGACTGAAGTTGGCAGGTTCAAGTGTCGCTGAATGCGTCTTACTATTTTGGGGTAATCTTTATGAAATCAATTCCAAGCATGTAGCTCTTCTTGGCTTTGGGGTTCGCTCCGAGAATCTGAATCGTTAAAGTCGAAGCGTTGGTGTCGATTTTAACATCATCAAATTTCAGGACTCCGGTCGTGATGACGTTTGTTTCGAAGAGATCAATCGGCGGACCCAGCTGGAAGTCTCCGATTGAGAGTTGAACGACTCCGTAATCGCGAGCACATGTGAGGACGAGCTCCAAATCGAAGCTTCCTTTTGGAATGTCGAGCGGAATTTGTAGTTCGTCTCCCGGTTTGCCACCGATCCAGAAGAGTTGAGCATCTCCGCTCCAGCGGTCTGCTTTAAAGTTCTTCATCGACTGGACCCGAACCGTTCCAGCAGAGGGGGTGAGCTTTAAGGATTCGCCTTCGATGGCATTTTCAACGGCTCCGGTTTTTTGATCGATGACTGCTTTTGTCCCACGAAGCGAGACTGCTCCATCAACTTTAGGAAGTGGTTTCCCTTTGTACTTCTGAGGCTGTGCCTGCTTCCAGGCTGTTTCATTCACACGTGAAATTTTGTGCGTTAAGACATGTGCACCGACCATACCTCCGGTGATGATGTCGTGCTGACCATCTTTGTTAATGTCGGCCGTGACCAGTTGACGTCCGATCCCTGCTTCACCATCAGCCTGATACGGAAGCCAGTCGACACCGTCGTCCGTGCGGACAAGTCGAAACCAGTAAACGACTGCACCGGCGTCCCAAAGCGGACTTTGTTGATGGTGTGAATAGTACGTTTTCCCTGTGACAATGTCCTTGAGCCCGTCGCCATCGACATCAGTCAGGTTCACAGAGTGTAACTCGCTGAAGAGGACTCCATACCGATTCAGAGAAGGATGATCGCCCATGATGAGGTGTTGTTTGAATGTTCGCTCCTCACCGTCTTGAATTTGTTCATACCATGAAAGACCAAACTCGTGGGCTGCTTCGCTGGTAATGACGTCGTTGTCTCCATCGCCATCGATATCGTAAGCATACATTTCCGCTCCGCCATAGGCCGTTGTGAAGGAGACCGAATGGGCGAGCCATCGCGAGGAATCGGCCTTCGACTCAGGCTGTTCATACCAGCCTTTGGAGTGAATGATGTCTTCCCGTCCATCGCCATTGATGTCCCCTACTCCGAGACCATGTCCGAATCGCTTTGCCGTAACTTGTTCTGAAATGGGGTGAAAGGTCCATTTTGAGAAAGGTTTCTCCCAGTCAATAGAGGCGTACCCAAAAAAGCCGTCGCGCGTACAAACGAGTTCAGGACGTTCGTCTCCCACCAGATTTGTAAATTGTGGGGATTCGTTCGAGACCCAATCAAAGACTTCGTGTTTTGTCCAATGCTCCGAGCCTCCCTGCTTGCCTGGATTCTCATAGACGTATGCCGGAGTTCCCGGGAATCCGGCAGTGAGGATGTCTTTCCAGCCATCGCCGTTGAAATCATAGGTCCATGAGAAAAAGTTGTCGGCGTATCGATCACGGTTCTGCGGGACTGGTTTGTAAATTTCGTAGCTCATTTCGAAATCGGGACCGGCGAACCAGAGTGGCCCATAGACGATATCTTCGTGCCCGTCATTGTTGAGGTCGCCAACTGAAACGCCTTCAGAGAAATAATTATCTGAAAGTTGTTTTCGCTCAAATGTGTGTAATGAAAAATCGTCTCCTCTGGAGTTCGATTGAAGCAACATCGCCAACAGCAGGATCGTTAGAATTCTGAGCATGATTTGCCTTTTTAGAACTGATCCGAAAGCTCGAACTCGGTTTCTGGAACAAGAAGGAAATTGCTCAGCGGAATGGTTCTGCGGGCTCTAGAAGTTCCATGTCTGTTCAAGTCCGAGAGACCACTATGACAGTTAAGAGCATGGAATTTCAATCGTAACAGTCAAGAACATATCGTGGAGAACATCTCATGTAGCAACTGCCGATGGGGTGACATGCAGTGGGGTGACGAATTAGAGTTGTCGTCGGTGGTTGTCCCATGAACTTACAAGATCTGGTTTGCGATGCCTGAACTGTTGCTCGCTCTGCTTTCGCTCATGCCCATTCTCGTCGTAGGTGTTTTTCTGGTTGGGCTTCGCTGGCCAGCCAGTCGAGCGATGCCGCTTTCATACCTGACTGCAGTGGTGCTGGCTCTATTCGTCTGGAATGTTTCGTTAGCACAAGTGGCAGCCGCCTCAGTGAAAGGGGCGGTGATCGCCGTCACGTTGCTCTACATTATCTTTGGAGCGATTCTGTTGCTCAATGTGCTGCGCGAGGGAGGCGCTCTCCAGCGAATTCGGCAGACGTTTACTGATATTTCACCCGATCGACGTGTGCAGGCGATCATTATTGGCTGGTTGTTTGGAAGCTTTATCGAAGGCTCTGCCGGATTCGGAACGCCCGCTGCGGTCGCTGTTCCTCTCATGGTGGGGCTTGGATTTCCTCCGTTGGCAGCCGTGATGGTCGGTATGATTATTCAGAGTACACCTGTCTCATTCGGCGCCGTCGGAACACCGATTCTGATCGGAGTGAAAGGAAGCCTCGAAGGGAGCAGCGAAGTGATGGCCTACTTCGAAAGCATGGGCATTTCGACTTTAGATGACGGTCTTCGAATGATCGGATTTCGAGTTGCTCTCATTCATGCGTCTGTCGGAATACTGATTCCCCTGTTCGTTGTCTGCATGCTGACTCGGTTCTTTGGAGAGAAGAAATCCTGGAAAGAGGGTCTCGCGGTTTGGCCGTTCGCTATCTTTGCAGCCCTCGCGATGATCGTTCCGTATGTGATCGTCGCCTGTCTTCTCGGTCCGGAGTTCCCGTCACTGTTGGGGGGATTGATCGGGCTTTCTATTGTTGTCTTCGCCGGTCAGCGTGGGTTTCTTGTTCCGAAAGGTGATGCCATTTGGGGTTTTCCCGAGCCGAGTCACTGGCCAGATGACTGGAGAGGACGAATGATTCTCAAGGTCAATACCACCAGGACAATGTCACTGATGCGAGCATGGTCACCATATTTTCTTGTCGCAATTTTACTGGTACTCACACGAGTCCCATCGTTGCCAGGTTTTGCTGGTGAGTCGGGAAATGGTCTCAAAGACTTCGTGAGATCAGTGGTGCTTTCTAAAGAAAATCTGTTCGGGACTCACATTTCACTGAAGGCTGAGCCGCTTTATATTCCGGGTGCGGTCTTTGTTTTCGTCTCGCTGATATCGATTCCACTGTTCCGCATGACTGGTCAACAAGCCAAAAATGCTTTCGCTGATTCTGTAAAGACGATTTCTTTAGCATCCGTGGCACTCCTCTTTGCAGTCCCGATGGTGCAGGTCTTTCTCAATAGCGATGGCGGGGCGTCTGGCTATGAGACGATGCCGTTCGTCCTGGCGAATGCAATTGCGAATGTGGCCGGTGGGACATGGCCGATGTTCGCTCCGTTGATCGGTGGAATGGGAGCTGCGGTCGCTGGCTCGAATACCAATTCGAATATGATGTTTTCGCTGTTTCAGTTCGGCGTCGGTCAACGTGTTGGCTATGACCCCGGATGGATCATCGCGCTACAAGCGGTGGGAGGAGCAGCCGGGAACATGATTTGTGTTCACAATGTCGTTGCGGCGTCTGCTGTCGTTGGGTTGGCCGGGAGAGAAGGCGAGATCATTCGCCGAACTGCTATTCCCTTTTGTTACTATGTTTTGACTGCTGGGCTGATTGGAACGTGGATCGTGACTGTCTTGAGTTACCAGATTGTCGTTTAAACAGTACCTGATAGTTCAATTTTGTACTCCACCGAATGCAATAACAATATACAGGAAAGTGAGCGAAATGAAAGCCGTAGAACTCTTCAAGCGGATTGTAGAAATGGTCCCTCAATGGTATGAGGCAGATGCTGGTGCGGTCCGTCACGAATTGAAAATTGGAGATGATTTTTTCACGTTCTATAGTCACATTGAACTGACTCCAGCTCTTAACCAATTCTGGAACACGGTGAAAATTAGAATCAATGACTTCGCTGATTTTGTGGAGAATCAACCACCGAGCATTGGAGATTGTATTCAGGAGTCTCTGGTTAAAGTATGGCTTGAAATAGAGAATAATAGTATTGATTGGGATAAGGTTTTAGCATATGCACATTTCTTGAAAAATCGGACTTGCGAAAATTTGCCGGTTTCTGTGAATCTTGTAATACTCCCTGATCAAAATGGTGATGGTGATATAAATGATCCAGCGCTGAATAAATTGTTAGATCAACTTGCGGTATCTCGGACTACTTATATTTCCTGCGATGGACAGCTACGTCCCATTTCTTTTGAAAACATCAAATGTTCGGAGGTATTCGAACCTCAAGACTACACATTTCATCCAGAGTTTTTGCACCCATTCAATTGTTTGTTAAAAAGATTGCAATCCGATCAAAATAAATCTGCATATACATTGCACGTGACCAAGACACGAGACTTAATCATCATGAACATAGACGGTCTGTTGGCTTCTAATCGTAAAGGAGAGTGGAAGATTTATGATGTTAGGACTTTTAAAAACTCTATTTCTGGCGCTATGGGGGATTACCGAGTTGGGTGTAACCTGTTTGGGGTTTTATTCGATCTTAGCTTCAGGAGACATGGTGGTTTACTCATTTTTGACAAGCGAGGAAGTGTTTCCAATCACATTGTAAGTGGGAATGATTTAGGGGATAATCATATTCTTAATCCATGGAAAGGAAAGTTTAATTTAGCCTGTAGTAATACAGAGATTCATCGGAGCAGAGTGATTCTTGCTGAACTGGCAAGTATCGATGGCGCTATAGTTTTCGATGAGGGTAGAATTACCCATGTTGGAGCATTGATTGAGCCTCACCCGAATGTCCCAAGTCAAGTTGGTGCTAGGACAACCGCTGCGTTGTCTGCATTAAAATGGGGAGGAGTTCCAGCAAAGATCAGTTCTGATGGGGATGTGTCTATCCACTTCATCAGCCACGGGGACGGTACTCAGTCTGAAGCTACCATGCGGTTTTCATGAGGTCTATTTCTAAACTACACCTATCAAGCAAAGTGCAAATTAAGAACAATACCATATCCGAGTGCAGGTTTGGAGTATCAGCAATATTCTGTTTTATTGTTTCAGTTCGGTGTCGGTCAACGTGTTGGCTATGACCCCGGATGGATCATCGCGCTACAAGCGGTGGGAGGAGCGGCCGGGAACATGATTTGTGTTCACAATGTTGTTGCGGCGTCTGCTGTCGTTGGGTTAGCTGGGAGAGAAGGCGAGATTATTCGACGAACTGCAATTCCCTTTTGTTACTATGTTTTAACTGCCGGGCTGATCGGAACGTGGATCGTGACTGTCTTGTCGTTTTCTGGTTAAGAGCATTGCAATGAAATCATTGTTTGTTGAACTTTGTTGTCTCGGAGTTGTCCTTCTTAACGGAATCATCGCCGATGGTGCTGAAACGTCAGAGCGCCCTCCGAACATTTTGTTTGTACTGATTGATGATCTGGGGTGGTCCGACTTGGGGTGCTACGGAAGCAGGTTTCACGAAACACCGAACATCGATCGATTCGCTGAACAAGGAATGCGGTTCACTGATTTCTACGCTGCGGGCGCGGTCTGTTCGCCAACGCGTGCATCGATTCAAAGTGGTCAGAATCAGGCTCGATTGGGGATCACCGATTTCATTCCTGGACATCGACGTCCATTTGCTCCATTGATTGTCCCAGAAGTGACCGGTGCCCTTCCCTCTGAAATTGTGACCCCAGCTGAAATGCTCAAACGCAAAGGGTACACAACCGGCTACTTCGGGAAATGGCACTTGGGAAACCGTGAACAGGAACCGGATTCTCAAGGATACGACGTCTCATTGGTGACAAATGGGGGACATCACGCCCCCAGATTTCGAACGAACCCGCCTGTTGATGTTCCCGACGGGACTTACTTGGCAGACTTCCTCACCGATCAGACAATTGGCTTCATGAGAGAAAATCAAGAACAGCCGTTCTTTGCGTTTCTTTCGCACTATGCAGTCCATATTCCGCTGGATGCAAACGAAGATCTAATCAAGAAGTATGAGAACAAAACGAAGCCTGAAGGTGGTGTGAACAATCCCATTTATGCAGCCATGGTTGAGCACGTAGATCGAAGTTTTGCGAAATTAATGCAGGCCATCGAAGAGTTGGGGCTGGGGCAAAACACAATTGTGATTTTCACATCGGACAACGGCGGGCTTTATCAGTCCGCCAGTTTAGGTGGACCGATCGTTTGCTCGAATGCCCCGCTTCGAGATGAAAAGGGGACGCTTTACGAAGGAGGGATCCGTGTGCCTCTCATCGTCCGCTGGCCGGGAAAGGTTCAGCCCGGAACAGTGTGCAATGAACCGACAATCAGCACCGACTTCTGGCCGACGTTCGCTGAACTTGCAAGGGTTGACGACTTCGAACATCAGACGATTGACGGCGTGAGTCTATTGCCGCTCCTGAGAGATCCTAACGCGAATTTAGACCGGTCGGCGTTGCATTTCCATTTCCCACATTATCACCACTCCCGCCCTGCCGGTGCGATTCGAAAAGGGCCGTGGAAGCTGATTGAATTCTTTGAAGATGAGAAGTTGGAACTGTACAACTTGGAGGATGACCTTTCGGAAGCTCGCAACCTGCTCGACGAAAATTCTCGTACGAAGGAGACTCATCAACGAATCGCTACTCAGTTGCAACGAGAACTTGCTGATTGGCGAGTGAGTATCAATGCGAAGATGCCGACGAAAAACCCGAAGCATGATCCAGGTCGTGAGATGGAAATTTTGAGGAAACGTCGCGCCGGAAAGAAACGGTAAGATTTTTTCGAGAGAAAACCGACAACTGATCTTTGCATTCTGCCCCGTGGCGAGCAGCCTCATGAAGCCATGAAAGTGACCTTCATGGGAAAGTTAAGAATCGGAAATGTTTCGATTGGGGGTCGCTTCATTGAGAAAGAGGCGTTTGTAGATTGTGGGCCGCAGCTTGCTGGCGAATTCTGTGGGATCGAGTTCTTTTTGAGTCAGTTCGCGAATCCCGGGAAACTCCGACGCGTACTCAGATTGGGCGAGCAGGATGCTCCCATGTTGAAGAACTGCTCCCTGTCGTCTTCGTTGAGCACTGCCAGCAATTTTATGTTCTCCAATGACGATATCTCGTTCATCTCCACGCCCGAAGCAGAGGAACGGCTTCTCTTTAAAGGCTGCATCTCCACGAAGGTGGGAAGTGATTCCTACATCCAGAAGTAACTCGATGATGCACTCGTGGACTTCGTTGTAAATTCTCGATGGTGTTGAGCAGAGTGGGTGAGTTTTGGGGAGAGCGATGGAGTAGGTGAGTTCTTTATCGTGCAGAATCGCTCCTCCTCCCGAAAGGCGTTTCACCACAGCGAGGTTCTCGAATCGCTCTGGAATTTCAGCAGATGTTGTGACTTGGAAATGTCCCAGTGAGACCGTCGGTGCGCCCCATTGATAAGTCCGAAGTGTTGCCTGACCTGCGACCGCCGCTTCCAGCATACGGGCATCGACAGCCATGTTTTCCTCACCCGTAAGTGGCCCATGAACTAAAAGATCGCACGATGGTGTTGAGGTTGGCATATGACACTGTTTACGGCTGGGCTGAAATTTTCACTATTAAGCAGAACGTAAGGCTCGCTATTGAATTTGCTGCTGGGCCAGTCTGATATTCCAAGTCTGGCAGTGGCAAGCACAGCGACTAGCACAGTGGCAAGTGGCAGACACATTGGGTGTGTGGTGTCACTTCGCGGCTGTTGATTCGGTGAGTAAATTTCGGGCGATTTTTAGTATGTCCTGGCCGATCTCTTCGATAGATCGAATCTCACTTCCGATTGAAACCGGAATGATGTTCCACATCGGATTTTCCCGAGCCAATTCGAGATAGACTTCACGGACTTTGTCTAGGTAGGGAACATCCGCTTCCTGCAAGTCGGCAGCCTGGTCGGTGTATGTCCGCATTTCTTTTTTGGCGATCAAGTCTTGTGAGACTTGGACTGGGGTATCGAGGAGAATAATTTCGCTGGGACGCGGGACCGAAAAAATCTCGTACTCGATGTGTTCAATCCATTCACGCAGTTCTGATCTTTGCTCTCCGGAATATTTTGCAGATTGATGTGCGATGTTGGAAGGAACATAGCGATCAAGGATCAGCAGTTGCGAGCTTTTCCGGGCGTCGAGGATCTTCTCGCGCGATTCAAAGCGGTCGCCGGAATAGAGCAGCGAGACGAGAAACGGATTGAGTTCATTCAGTGATCCGAACGAACCGTTCAGGAAATCTCCGATTCGCTTCCCGAAGAAGGTCTGTTCGTACTGTGGGAAGCTGAGCAAAGTA from Thalassoglobus polymorphus includes the following:
- a CDS encoding FG-GAP repeat domain-containing protein — its product is MLRILTILLLAMLLQSNSRGDDFSLHTFERKQLSDNYFSEGVSVGDLNNDGHEDIVYGPLWFAGPDFEMSYEIYKPVPQNRDRYADNFFSWTYDFNGDGWKDILTAGFPGTPAYVYENPGKQGGSEHWTKHEVFDWVSNESPQFTNLVGDERPELVCTRDGFFGYASIDWEKPFSKWTFHPISEQVTAKRFGHGLGVGDINGDGREDIIHSKGWYEQPESKADSSRWLAHSVSFTTAYGGAEMYAYDIDGDGDNDVITSEAAHEFGLSWYEQIQDGEERTFKQHLIMGDHPSLNRYGVLFSELHSVNLTDVDGDGLKDIVTGKTYYSHHQQSPLWDAGAVVYWFRLVRTDDGVDWLPYQADGEAGIGRQLVTADINKDGQHDIITGGMVGAHVLTHKISRVNETAWKQAQPQKYKGKPLPKVDGAVSLRGTKAVIDQKTGAVENAIEGESLKLTPSAGTVRVQSMKNFKADRWSGDAQLFWIGGKPGDELQIPLDIPKGSFDLELVLTCARDYGVVQLSIGDFQLGPPIDLFETNVITTGVLKFDDVKIDTNASTLTIQILGANPKAKKSYMLGIDFIKITPK
- a CDS encoding L-lactate permease gives rise to the protein MPELLLALLSLMPILVVGVFLVGLRWPASRAMPLSYLTAVVLALFVWNVSLAQVAAASVKGAVIAVTLLYIIFGAILLLNVLREGGALQRIRQTFTDISPDRRVQAIIIGWLFGSFIEGSAGFGTPAAVAVPLMVGLGFPPLAAVMVGMIIQSTPVSFGAVGTPILIGVKGSLEGSSEVMAYFESMGISTLDDGLRMIGFRVALIHASVGILIPLFVVCMLTRFFGEKKSWKEGLAVWPFAIFAALAMIVPYVIVACLLGPEFPSLLGGLIGLSIVVFAGQRGFLVPKGDAIWGFPEPSHWPDDWRGRMILKVNTTRTMSLMRAWSPYFLVAILLVLTRVPSLPGFAGESGNGLKDFVRSVVLSKENLFGTHISLKAEPLYIPGAVFVFVSLISIPLFRMTGQQAKNAFADSVKTISLASVALLFAVPMVQVFLNSDGGASGYETMPFVLANAIANVAGGTWPMFAPLIGGMGAAVAGSNTNSNMMFSLFQFGVGQRVGYDPGWIIALQAVGGAAGNMICVHNVVAASAVVGLAGREGEIIRRTAIPFCYYVLTAGLIGTWIVTVLSYQIVV
- a CDS encoding diadenylate cyclase — translated: MKAVELFKRIVEMVPQWYEADAGAVRHELKIGDDFFTFYSHIELTPALNQFWNTVKIRINDFADFVENQPPSIGDCIQESLVKVWLEIENNSIDWDKVLAYAHFLKNRTCENLPVSVNLVILPDQNGDGDINDPALNKLLDQLAVSRTTYISCDGQLRPISFENIKCSEVFEPQDYTFHPEFLHPFNCLLKRLQSDQNKSAYTLHVTKTRDLIIMNIDGLLASNRKGEWKIYDVRTFKNSISGAMGDYRVGCNLFGVLFDLSFRRHGGLLIFDKRGSVSNHIVSGNDLGDNHILNPWKGKFNLACSNTEIHRSRVILAELASIDGAIVFDEGRITHVGALIEPHPNVPSQVGARTTAALSALKWGGVPAKISSDGDVSIHFISHGDGTQSEATMRFS
- a CDS encoding sulfatase; protein product: MKSLFVELCCLGVVLLNGIIADGAETSERPPNILFVLIDDLGWSDLGCYGSRFHETPNIDRFAEQGMRFTDFYAAGAVCSPTRASIQSGQNQARLGITDFIPGHRRPFAPLIVPEVTGALPSEIVTPAEMLKRKGYTTGYFGKWHLGNREQEPDSQGYDVSLVTNGGHHAPRFRTNPPVDVPDGTYLADFLTDQTIGFMRENQEQPFFAFLSHYAVHIPLDANEDLIKKYENKTKPEGGVNNPIYAAMVEHVDRSFAKLMQAIEELGLGQNTIVIFTSDNGGLYQSASLGGPIVCSNAPLRDEKGTLYEGGIRVPLIVRWPGKVQPGTVCNEPTISTDFWPTFAELARVDDFEHQTIDGVSLLPLLRDPNANLDRSALHFHFPHYHHSRPAGAIRKGPWKLIEFFEDEKLELYNLEDDLSEARNLLDENSRTKETHQRIATQLQRELADWRVSINAKMPTKNPKHDPGREMEILRKRRAGKKR
- a CDS encoding lipoate--protein ligase family protein gives rise to the protein MPTSTPSCDLLVHGPLTGEENMAVDARMLEAAVAGQATLRTYQWGAPTVSLGHFQVTTSAEIPERFENLAVVKRLSGGGAILHDKELTYSIALPKTHPLCSTPSRIYNEVHECIIELLLDVGITSHLRGDAAFKEKPFLCFGRGDERDIVIGEHKIAGSAQRRRQGAVLQHGSILLAQSEYASEFPGIRELTQKELDPTEFASKLRPTIYKRLFLNEATPNRNISDS
- a CDS encoding nucleoside/nucleotide kinase family protein produces the protein MSSHNQSSPDLAPILVIEGIDGSGKGTQAKHVQQALTNEGHNCTLLSFPQYEQTFFGKRIGDFLNGSFGSLNELNPFLVSLLYSGDRFESREKILDARKSSQLLILDRYVPSNIAHQSAKYSGEQRSELREWIEHIEYEIFSVPRPSEIILLDTPVQVSQDLIAKKEMRTYTDQAADLQEADVPYLDKVREVYLELARENPMWNIIPVSIGSEIRSIEEIGQDILKIARNLLTESTAAK